The following coding sequences are from one Panicum hallii strain FIL2 chromosome 5, PHallii_v3.1, whole genome shotgun sequence window:
- the LOC112895056 gene encoding gametogenetin: MRSPPPPCPLPNPNPNSDASPPPAPMTPRAPQLRHHPPHVLLAEAVASWHPFHKKPCLSDRSTAPASSAHLPDAETPTPAPSGGGSGGSFRWLGLRKRRRRGAGSRSVSGRSSDRRRSGTCSDFHFTCGAGGGGATDSSGEMWASDVGEVRMRDVPMVTEFGPAPVGGAAAGAGGVGAAVEAAAADSGYGSEPGYRGDVELGYGDEIDEEEEDGRQQLFWGGVIGDMNKMRIVGDNNFGEQKTHHRGRRKKHDVRMLDSLR, encoded by the exons ATGAGATCACCGCCACCACCGTGCCCTCTCCCCAACCCGAACCCCAACTCCGATGCGTCCCCTCCTCCGGCGCCGATGACCCCGCGCGCCCCGCAGCTGCGGCATCACCCGCCGCACGTACTCCTCGCCGAGGCCGTCGCCTCCTGGCACCCCTTCCACAAGAAGCCCTGCCTCTCCGACCGCTCCACCGCTCCCGCCTCCTCGGCTCACCTCCCTGACGCGGAGACCCCGACGCCTGCCCCATCggggggcggcagcggcggatcCTTCCGGTGGCTCGGGCTgcgcaagcgccgccgccgcggcgcgggcTCGCGGTCCGTGTCCGGCCGCAGCAGCGACCGCCGGAGATCCGGGACGTGCTCCGACTTCCATTTCACGTGCGgcgccggtggcggcggcgccaccGACTCCAGCGGAGAGATGTGGGCGTCGGATGTTGGGGAGGTGCGGATGAGGGACGTGCCGATGGTGACGGAGTTTGGCCCGGCGCCCGTTGGTGGGGCTGCTGCGGGGGCTGGTGGTGTCGGCGCGGcagtggaggcggcggccgccgaTTCTGGGTACGGGAGCGAACCTGGGTACCGTGGCGACGTGGAGCTCGGATACGGAGATGAGATCGacgaagaggaggaggatgggAGGCAGCAGCTGTTCTGGGGTGGGGTGATTGGAG ATATGAATAAAATGAGAATTGTTGGCGACAATAACTTTGGGGAGCAGAAAACCCATCACCGCGGCAGGCGCAAGAAGCATGATGTGAGGATGTTGGATTCCCTGAGGTGA